From the genome of Pseudomonas sp. gcc21, one region includes:
- a CDS encoding ABC transporter permease, translated as MITVASFGRLRPLIGVVALIVLWILIHATRAVDPVLLPSPAETWNALIIGLTEGTLGADFAKTVVRTLWSFGIAVVIAVPLGVVLGASQKFYESIEFAIDFFRSTPASAMFPLFLVIFGVGEATKIAVAAFGAALVIMFNVAYGVMGARKQRQLAARVMGAPRWRVLTDVTLLESMPQVFVGMRSGVSLALVIIIVAEMFIGSTDGLGQRVMNAQMIFDMPDMYVAIIASGALGYAMNLLFIITEKRFVHWGGK; from the coding sequence ATGATTACCGTCGCCTCGTTCGGCCGGCTTCGCCCGCTCATTGGTGTCGTCGCGCTGATTGTCCTGTGGATACTGATCCACGCTACCCGGGCCGTGGACCCGGTGCTGCTGCCCTCTCCGGCTGAAACCTGGAACGCGCTGATCATCGGTCTGACCGAGGGCACTCTGGGCGCAGACTTCGCCAAGACCGTGGTACGGACGCTGTGGTCCTTCGGCATCGCAGTCGTCATCGCCGTACCCCTGGGGGTGGTGCTGGGCGCCTCACAGAAGTTCTACGAGTCCATCGAGTTCGCCATCGACTTCTTTCGCTCGACCCCTGCCTCGGCCATGTTTCCGCTGTTTCTGGTGATCTTCGGGGTCGGCGAAGCGACCAAGATTGCCGTCGCGGCATTCGGCGCGGCGCTGGTCATCATGTTCAACGTGGCCTACGGCGTCATGGGCGCTCGCAAGCAGCGACAGCTGGCGGCACGGGTGATGGGCGCGCCGCGCTGGCGGGTACTGACCGATGTGACCCTGCTCGAATCCATGCCGCAGGTCTTCGTGGGCATGCGCTCCGGGGTGTCCCTGGCACTGGTAATCATCATCGTCGCCGAGATGTTCATCGGCTCCACCGATGGCCTGGGCCAGCGGGTGATGAACGCGCAGATGATCTTCGACATGCCCGACATGTACGTCGCAATCATCGCCTCCGGCGCACTGGGCTATGCGATGAACCTGCTGTTCATCATCACCGAAAAACGCTTTGTTCACTGGGGCGGCAAGTAA
- a CDS encoding ABC transporter ATP-binding protein, which translates to MKMMPDHYSMGPPASEVKAPGSAWPHLPKGTHITIRGLTKTFDGAPVYDNFDLNIPKGKIVSIFGPNGCGKSTLINMISGILPYDSGQILFDGKEARETTLGYVFQNYREAIFPWMRAIDNIRYPLQYLKLSKGEIQARLDRLVESFEVQFDLNLYPYQLSGGQQQLVSIMRALVVEPEVLFLDEPFSALDYEMVMFLRGRLQKVLTERQVTTLLVSHDLDEAVLLADEVLLLTKRPTKVAERLMFDAPRPRTADTSVQPQFIQVKSRALEIFQQEVRR; encoded by the coding sequence ATGAAAATGATGCCCGACCATTACAGCATGGGCCCGCCTGCCAGCGAGGTGAAGGCACCAGGCTCCGCCTGGCCACACCTGCCGAAGGGCACCCACATCACCATTCGCGGCCTGACCAAGACCTTCGATGGCGCGCCGGTCTACGACAACTTCGACCTGAACATTCCGAAGGGCAAGATCGTGTCGATCTTCGGCCCGAACGGCTGCGGCAAGAGCACGCTGATCAACATGATCTCCGGCATCCTGCCCTACGACAGCGGGCAGATCCTGTTCGACGGCAAGGAAGCACGGGAAACCACGCTGGGTTACGTGTTCCAGAACTACCGCGAGGCGATCTTTCCGTGGATGCGGGCCATCGACAATATCCGCTATCCGCTGCAGTACCTGAAGCTGTCCAAGGGCGAGATTCAGGCACGCCTGGACCGCCTGGTGGAAAGCTTCGAGGTCCAGTTCGACCTGAACCTCTATCCCTATCAGCTCTCCGGCGGACAGCAGCAGCTGGTCTCGATCATGCGCGCGCTGGTGGTGGAGCCGGAGGTGCTGTTTCTCGACGAACCCTTCTCCGCGCTGGATTACGAGATGGTGATGTTTCTGCGAGGCCGTCTGCAGAAGGTGCTGACCGAGCGTCAGGTCACCACCCTGCTGGTCTCCCATGATCTGGACGAAGCGGTCCTGCTCGCCGATGAGGTACTGCTGCTGACCAAGCGGCCGACCAAGGTCGCCGAGCGCCTGATGTTCGATGCGCCCCGGCCCCGGACTGCCGATACATCGGTACAGCCGCAGTTCATTCAGGTGAAGTCCCGTGCGCTGGAAATCTTCCAGCAGGAGGTGCGCCGATGA
- a CDS encoding ABC transporter substrate-binding protein, with translation MKKNVITASLLKGLAVASLALGLLPAAQAADLEKIKLAVFPSVTALPYYIAQSHGLFKEAGLEVEEVPVTSHPLTVQAIVSGSIDGAANLVTLEGANIESRRADTLRYISLNGQNEEFRVEQFVARSGSGIEKLTDIKGGLKLFSAPGPANIGSAREVLKKAGLKEGEDFTIQEQAVGMHLSVLQAGTFDGGYTLEPAATMMVSQDVATRVEAGVIATYLLDNKDGNAFATGTALSSRFMSERPEAAKRFAEVWAKAIAIAETDENTRTDLAAGMRIPMELASAVPLSNMIMVADLNAEHLSDFQKFISLGQRLGVLRDTMDAQSLLHAY, from the coding sequence ATGAAAAAGAATGTCATTACTGCGTCGCTTCTGAAGGGTCTTGCCGTGGCATCACTGGCGCTGGGACTGCTCCCCGCGGCTCAGGCGGCAGACCTCGAAAAGATCAAGCTGGCCGTGTTCCCCTCGGTAACCGCGCTGCCCTACTACATCGCCCAGAGCCACGGCCTGTTCAAGGAAGCCGGGCTGGAGGTCGAGGAGGTGCCGGTGACCAGCCACCCGCTGACCGTTCAGGCGATCGTATCGGGCAGCATCGATGGGGCCGCCAACCTGGTCACCCTGGAAGGCGCCAATATCGAATCTCGCCGGGCCGATACGCTTCGCTACATCTCCCTGAACGGCCAGAACGAAGAGTTTCGGGTAGAACAGTTCGTGGCGCGGTCCGGTAGCGGGATCGAGAAGCTTACCGATATCAAGGGCGGGCTGAAGCTGTTTTCCGCCCCTGGCCCGGCGAACATCGGCTCGGCCCGCGAAGTCCTGAAAAAGGCCGGCCTGAAGGAAGGTGAAGACTTCACCATCCAGGAACAGGCGGTGGGCATGCACCTGAGCGTACTGCAGGCCGGCACCTTCGACGGCGGTTACACCCTTGAGCCAGCCGCCACCATGATGGTTTCGCAGGATGTCGCCACCCGGGTCGAGGCCGGCGTCATCGCGACCTACCTGCTGGACAACAAGGACGGCAACGCCTTTGCCACCGGCACCGCGCTGTCCTCACGCTTCATGTCCGAGCGTCCCGAGGCGGCCAAACGCTTCGCCGAGGTCTGGGCCAAGGCCATAGCCATCGCCGAGACCGATGAAAACACCCGCACCGACCTTGCCGCCGGCATGCGCATTCCGATGGAGCTGGCCTCTGCGGTTCCTCTCTCCAACATGATCATGGTCGCCGACCTGAATGCGGAGCACCTGAGCGACTTCCAGAAGTTCATCAGCCTCGGCCAGCGCCTGGGCGTTCTCCGGGACACCATGGATGCCCAATCCCTCCTCCATGCCTACTGA
- a CDS encoding VOC family protein has product MTAQPLPPQGLIVHGLFHVAIKTANLDATRRFWRDIIGLREVPRPDFGYPGAWLGCGQPGGQAIIHIYAGGPALGPAGVAECGSAAIDHISLACSGYHATLARFRAAGLDWREYLVPGTSLWQLFVYDPSGVQLELTFEGAMESGTPPDMSASRRYVAGQPFFNPDHYADLSARHITEKESP; this is encoded by the coding sequence ATGACCGCTCAGCCTTTGCCGCCCCAGGGCCTGATCGTGCATGGCCTGTTTCATGTCGCCATCAAGACCGCGAACCTGGACGCCACGCGCCGGTTCTGGCGCGACATTATCGGCCTGCGCGAGGTGCCCCGGCCGGACTTCGGTTATCCCGGTGCCTGGCTCGGCTGCGGCCAACCGGGCGGCCAGGCCATCATCCACATCTATGCAGGTGGCCCGGCACTCGGGCCTGCTGGCGTTGCCGAGTGCGGCAGCGCGGCAATCGACCACATTTCGCTCGCCTGCAGCGGTTATCACGCGACCCTGGCGCGCTTTCGCGCCGCCGGCCTGGACTGGCGCGAGTATCTGGTGCCCGGCACCAGCCTCTGGCAGCTCTTCGTCTACGACCCCAGCGGCGTGCAGCTGGAACTCACCTTCGAGGGCGCCATGGAAAGCGGCACCCCGCCGGACATGTCCGCGTCCCGCCGCTATGTAGCGGGACAGCCATTCTTCAACCCTGACCACTACGCAGACCTGTCTGCCCGTCACATCACTGAAAAGGAATCACCATGA
- a CDS encoding FAD-dependent monooxygenase: protein MNRLKVMIIGSGVAGSILARRLSRLPALEVHCLEKVLPDDHSEAGTGLNVGPNAIKALQLTDPELAAQVLQASLPWDSWRLSLADGQVLFDLPLSQVADNPGIRIRWSELYRVLRQGAGEVIRYGAHVSSIAPSPTSPGKTCVSWTQEGVEHSLDGIDLLIGADGRYSQTRATFSGAPEPVHVGVAIIRTLVEDTSNGLIDDYAQWFNGPHRLLAFRVPPGHIYIAATFPVEKGAEIPDAWRTAEVMRQTYTPATGQPSPEMQWLLDAMCDHLSDSHWARMQESPVLFAEPLLPVMYIGDSAHGMAPTLGQGATQAIEDACVAATLVERAVAAGNLDVRSWLTELSDAREERIRFVMQLSLDATDTMLAGADPVAGARWKTEAPFLEKLSRLFRDVRFASDAQREAS, encoded by the coding sequence ATGAACAGACTCAAGGTCATGATCATCGGTTCAGGCGTAGCCGGATCCATTCTCGCCCGCCGACTTTCCAGGCTGCCAGCGCTCGAGGTGCACTGTCTCGAAAAGGTATTGCCGGACGATCATTCCGAAGCGGGTACCGGCCTGAACGTCGGGCCGAACGCCATCAAGGCACTGCAACTGACCGACCCCGAACTGGCCGCCCAAGTCCTCCAGGCCAGCCTGCCGTGGGACAGCTGGCGACTGTCGCTGGCCGACGGTCAGGTATTGTTCGACCTGCCGCTCAGCCAGGTAGCAGACAACCCGGGAATCCGTATTCGCTGGTCCGAGCTCTACCGCGTGCTGCGCCAGGGCGCAGGCGAGGTCATCCGCTACGGCGCCCATGTTTCCAGCATCGCGCCCAGCCCCACCAGCCCGGGCAAGACCTGCGTAAGCTGGACCCAGGAGGGTGTCGAACACAGCCTTGACGGCATCGACCTGCTGATCGGCGCCGACGGCCGTTATTCGCAGACCCGCGCCACCTTCTCCGGCGCACCCGAACCCGTCCATGTGGGTGTGGCCATCATCCGCACCCTGGTGGAAGACACCAGCAACGGCCTGATCGACGATTACGCCCAATGGTTCAACGGGCCGCACCGGCTGCTGGCCTTCCGCGTGCCGCCAGGGCACATCTACATCGCCGCGACCTTCCCGGTCGAAAAGGGCGCCGAGATTCCCGATGCCTGGCGAACCGCCGAAGTCATGCGCCAGACCTACACCCCTGCCACCGGACAACCCAGCCCCGAGATGCAATGGCTGCTGGATGCCATGTGCGACCACCTGAGCGACAGCCACTGGGCCCGCATGCAGGAGTCGCCGGTCCTGTTCGCCGAGCCTCTGCTACCGGTCATGTACATCGGCGACAGCGCACACGGCATGGCGCCCACCCTGGGCCAGGGTGCGACCCAGGCGATCGAGGACGCCTGCGTGGCGGCAACGCTGGTGGAACGGGCGGTAGCCGCCGGCAACCTGGACGTCCGCTCCTGGCTGACCGAGCTCAGCGATGCCCGCGAAGAGCGCATCCGTTTCGTCATGCAGCTGTCACTGGATGCGACGGACACCATGCTGGCAGGCGCGGACCCGGTTGCCGGAGCGCGCTGGAAGACCGAGGCACCCTTCCTGGAGAAGCTTTCCCGGTTGTTCCGCGACGTCCGCTTCGCCAGCGACGCCCAGCGGGAGGCGTCATGA
- a CDS encoding amidase has translation MLAHMDQVQPACNMMSAVDRDGAMQAARDSAERWKLRQTLSALDGVPVSVKDNIPAAGLPCCWGSHLYADHWPQRDELPVARLRAAGAVIFGKTNVPEFTLHGYTSNALFGTTTNPWDQSLTPGGSSGGAVTAVASGVGPIALGTDGGGSIRRPAGFTGVAGMKPGRGVVPRQWGLPEILPELEVVGPIARTVADLTATLRVIGDAPTAYWDAAQRNSGARRILYWREIGQRPVDCTILEHVDAVADVLTGLGHSVELQAAPQVVDSFNQRSWPVLSAAGLAAVLEGKDAQEHLLSPPIRSILERGRAATAVELFNALHQVRDMRRHLAGLLQDYDLILTPTSAAMPWPAGDTHPTHIGGQPVDGRGHAVFTAFANAAGLPALSLPAARGPADLPVGFQLVGPKGADALLLAIGQAYESCSPWTQQWPRIS, from the coding sequence GTGCTCGCGCACATGGACCAGGTTCAGCCAGCGTGCAACATGATGTCCGCTGTGGATCGTGACGGGGCCATGCAGGCCGCCCGCGACAGCGCCGAACGCTGGAAGCTCAGGCAGACCCTGTCCGCGCTGGACGGCGTACCCGTTAGCGTAAAGGACAACATTCCCGCCGCGGGCCTGCCCTGCTGCTGGGGCAGTCATCTGTATGCGGACCATTGGCCACAGCGCGACGAGCTTCCCGTGGCCAGGCTCCGTGCCGCCGGGGCAGTCATTTTCGGGAAGACCAACGTTCCCGAGTTCACCCTGCACGGCTATACCAGCAACGCGCTGTTCGGCACCACCACCAACCCCTGGGACCAAAGCCTGACTCCGGGCGGTTCGAGCGGCGGAGCGGTCACCGCCGTGGCCAGCGGCGTAGGCCCGATCGCCCTCGGCACCGATGGCGGCGGCTCCATACGTCGACCGGCGGGCTTCACCGGCGTGGCCGGCATGAAGCCAGGCCGCGGGGTGGTCCCTCGTCAGTGGGGCTTGCCGGAGATCCTGCCCGAGCTCGAGGTCGTCGGTCCGATAGCCCGGACCGTGGCCGACCTGACCGCCACCCTGCGGGTCATAGGCGATGCGCCCACCGCCTACTGGGACGCTGCTCAGCGCAACAGTGGTGCACGACGCATTCTGTACTGGCGGGAGATCGGCCAGCGGCCCGTAGACTGCACCATTCTGGAGCACGTCGATGCGGTGGCAGACGTGCTCACCGGCCTCGGACACAGCGTCGAACTGCAGGCCGCGCCGCAGGTAGTCGACAGCTTCAACCAGCGCAGCTGGCCGGTGCTCAGCGCCGCCGGGCTGGCGGCGGTGCTGGAGGGCAAGGATGCTCAGGAGCATCTGCTGAGCCCGCCGATACGCAGCATCTTGGAGCGCGGCCGCGCAGCCACGGCAGTGGAGCTGTTCAATGCCCTGCACCAGGTTCGCGACATGCGCCGCCACCTGGCAGGGCTGCTGCAGGACTACGATCTCATCCTTACCCCCACCTCGGCGGCCATGCCCTGGCCCGCCGGGGATACCCACCCGACCCACATTGGCGGCCAGCCGGTGGACGGGCGCGGTCATGCCGTGTTCACCGCCTTCGCCAATGCCGCCGGCCTGCCCGCCCTGTCGCTGCCCGCAGCGCGGGGTCCCGCGGACCTGCCGGTCGGGTTTCAGCTGGTTGGCCCGAAAGGTGCAGATGCCCTGTTGTTGGCGATAGGTCAGGCGTACGAGTCCTGCTCGCCCTGGACCCAGCAATGGCCGCGAATTTCATGA
- a CDS encoding ring-opening amidohydrolase codes for MKNDILTYQTHPELRVFRLDMAHPGDLSRLAALLDAGTIEASEVAAVIGKTEGNGGVNDFTRGYFTQSLFQLLARHSGQSSQQLQDSIPCILSGGTEGVLSPHYLVFVRTRAAAGAPAGPALALGKALSPVVPAQDIGRWTHVRSVAAAVRAAMDDAMIEHPGDVAFVQVKCPCVTSARAESAAASGHTVLTADANRSMAYARAAGAFGVALALGQIEDDAQQEARLLADFSQFCSQASISSGVEVSVNEVVVLGHSRHWHGPLRMACEPMRDALDLGAVMTALHRLGLNPAPQLSPAACARVAGVLVKCEPDRRGHIRGVRHTMLDDIDINAQRHVRGALGGIVASVIGHGQIFVSGGAEHQGPDGGGLVAVIASVENS; via the coding sequence ATGAAAAACGACATCCTTACCTACCAGACCCACCCCGAGCTGCGCGTATTCCGCCTGGACATGGCGCACCCCGGGGATCTATCACGGCTCGCCGCGCTACTCGATGCGGGCACCATCGAGGCGTCCGAGGTCGCCGCGGTCATCGGCAAGACCGAGGGCAATGGCGGCGTCAACGACTTCACCCGCGGCTACTTCACCCAGAGCCTGTTCCAGCTGCTTGCCAGGCATTCCGGGCAGTCCAGTCAGCAGTTGCAGGACAGCATTCCCTGCATCCTGTCTGGCGGTACCGAGGGCGTTCTGAGCCCCCATTACCTGGTGTTCGTACGCACCCGGGCCGCAGCCGGGGCCCCGGCGGGACCGGCGCTGGCACTCGGCAAGGCGCTGAGCCCGGTGGTCCCGGCGCAGGATATCGGGCGCTGGACGCACGTCAGATCGGTTGCCGCCGCCGTGCGTGCCGCGATGGACGATGCAATGATCGAGCATCCCGGTGATGTGGCCTTCGTGCAGGTCAAGTGCCCGTGCGTCACCTCGGCGCGGGCCGAATCCGCCGCCGCGTCAGGGCACACCGTGCTGACGGCGGATGCCAACCGATCCATGGCCTATGCCCGCGCCGCCGGCGCCTTCGGCGTGGCTCTGGCACTCGGCCAGATCGAGGATGATGCGCAGCAGGAAGCGCGCCTGCTGGCTGACTTTTCCCAGTTCTGTTCCCAAGCCAGCATTTCCTCGGGTGTTGAAGTCAGCGTCAACGAGGTCGTGGTGCTCGGCCACAGCCGCCACTGGCATGGCCCGCTGCGCATGGCCTGTGAACCCATGCGCGACGCCCTGGATCTCGGTGCGGTCATGACCGCCCTGCACCGTCTGGGACTCAACCCGGCGCCGCAGCTGTCGCCGGCGGCATGCGCCCGCGTAGCCGGCGTGCTGGTGAAATGCGAACCCGACCGGCGCGGGCATATCCGCGGCGTCCGCCACACCATGCTCGACGACATCGACATCAATGCCCAGCGTCACGTGCGTGGAGCGCTGGGCGGCATCGTCGCAAGCGTCATCGGCCACGGGCAGATTTTCGTCTCGGGCGGTGCCGAGCATCAGGGCCCGGACGGTGGCGGCCTTGTCGCCGTGATCGCCAGCGTGGAGAACTCCTGA
- a CDS encoding LysR family transcriptional regulator: MLRPPRAYVYLDAVVRAGSIRKAAESLNVASTAVNRKILELEEQVGTPLFERLPRGVRLTAAGEVLLDTVRRSLSDLRSATSQIEQLRGLIRGTVRWGCAESVATDFAPTLINTYQQTHPGVQFQLVSGVTNMLIEDLMDDAVDLVLAHDPPHLENFKILTAIPQPLCAMLRPDHPLAGKTSLRLSDCQAWPLALGLPSFGSRRLIDTLVARTRMSLKVVLEASTMQTLKEFTRQTGAISFQYQIGTLQETRRGELVSIPLTDRELINGRLVLGCREGRMLPIAAMSFIDMLVAKLQEDHD; this comes from the coding sequence GTGCTGCGACCTCCCAGAGCCTATGTTTACCTGGATGCCGTGGTCCGCGCCGGCTCCATCCGCAAGGCCGCGGAAAGCCTGAACGTGGCCTCGACAGCGGTGAACCGCAAGATTCTCGAGCTCGAGGAGCAGGTCGGCACGCCGCTGTTCGAGCGACTGCCGCGCGGGGTACGGCTGACTGCGGCGGGCGAGGTGCTGCTCGATACCGTGCGGCGCTCGCTCAGCGACCTGCGCTCGGCCACGTCGCAGATCGAGCAATTGCGCGGCCTGATCCGCGGCACCGTACGCTGGGGCTGCGCAGAATCTGTCGCCACCGACTTTGCCCCCACGCTGATCAACACCTATCAGCAAACCCACCCCGGCGTGCAGTTCCAGCTTGTGTCCGGTGTCACCAACATGCTGATCGAGGATCTGATGGACGACGCCGTCGATCTGGTTCTGGCCCATGATCCGCCCCACCTGGAGAATTTCAAGATCCTCACTGCTATCCCCCAGCCACTGTGCGCCATGCTCCGGCCGGACCATCCCCTGGCTGGAAAGACCAGCCTGCGGCTGTCGGACTGCCAGGCCTGGCCGCTCGCGCTGGGGCTGCCCTCCTTCGGCAGCCGGCGGCTGATCGATACGCTGGTGGCGCGCACACGCATGTCGCTCAAGGTGGTGCTCGAGGCCAGCACCATGCAGACCCTCAAGGAATTCACCCGTCAGACCGGCGCGATCAGCTTCCAATACCAGATCGGCACGCTCCAGGAGACCCGCCGCGGGGAACTGGTATCGATCCCGCTGACCGACCGCGAGCTTATCAACGGCCGGCTGGTGCTTGGCTGCCGGGAGGGCCGGATGCTGCCCATCGCGGCCATGTCGTTCATCGACATGCTGGTCGCCAAACTGCAGGAGGATCACGACTGA
- a CDS encoding gamma-glutamyltransferase family protein, which yields MLAESRRGVICTPHSEASAAGMRILDAGGSAIDAMLAASAMLAAVYPHMTGLGGDALWLIHDGRVRTIMGIGQAGQRLPEGGAITLRGPAAVATTAGALASWQTAHDISRQQWGSRLGWSDLLGEAAQTAQRGVEVSASQLFWQGRREAMIDSLPDLHALCKVDQRWLEVGDTLRQPALADTLSHLARHGMADFYQGELARALAESFDRLGCGLTLADLEATRAEEQEPISIRYRQGRLFNVAPPCQGLYTLQAMLALEHKAVAACGNGSARYYHYLVEAIKQGLLRRNAELCDPRARGWQYAATLSPAQGEAYAAAIHDDRAAPWAEPGQPADTVWMAATDAQGRTACLIQSLFHDFGAGCIMGDTGVLWQNRAAGFAADTRHPNAWAPGKRPAHTLNPSCYLADDGRRLFFGTQGGDGQPQTQMVLATQLVDFNQPIDRALAMPRFLLGRSFFDSTDNLKLEADIDPDTVAELARLGHEVETIPARSPFTGQAGAIEIAVDGSRRAMHDPRGQGTSLGQAD from the coding sequence ATGTTGGCAGAATCCCGCCGGGGGGTTATCTGTACGCCTCATTCCGAGGCAAGCGCTGCAGGTATGCGCATTCTCGATGCCGGAGGCAGCGCGATTGACGCCATGCTGGCGGCCAGTGCCATGCTTGCCGCGGTCTACCCGCACATGACCGGGTTGGGCGGCGATGCCCTATGGCTGATCCACGACGGCCGGGTGCGCACCATTATGGGGATCGGGCAGGCCGGTCAGCGCCTTCCGGAAGGTGGCGCCATCACCTTGCGCGGCCCGGCAGCCGTCGCGACGACCGCAGGTGCCCTGGCCAGCTGGCAGACCGCCCACGACATCAGTCGGCAGCAGTGGGGCTCCCGCCTGGGCTGGAGCGATCTGCTCGGCGAGGCAGCGCAGACCGCTCAGCGCGGCGTCGAGGTCTCGGCTTCCCAGCTGTTCTGGCAGGGTCGGCGCGAGGCGATGATCGACAGCCTGCCGGACCTGCATGCCCTGTGCAAGGTCGATCAGCGCTGGCTTGAGGTAGGCGACACACTGCGTCAGCCCGCGCTGGCCGATACCCTGTCGCACCTGGCCAGACATGGGATGGCTGACTTCTACCAGGGCGAGCTTGCCCGGGCGCTGGCCGAATCCTTTGACAGGCTCGGTTGCGGCCTGACCCTGGCCGATCTCGAGGCCACCCGCGCCGAGGAACAGGAGCCGATTTCGATACGCTATCGCCAGGGGCGCCTGTTCAACGTCGCGCCGCCCTGCCAGGGTCTCTATACCCTGCAGGCCATGCTGGCGCTGGAACACAAGGCAGTCGCGGCCTGCGGCAACGGCAGCGCCCGCTACTACCATTACCTTGTCGAAGCGATCAAGCAGGGCCTGCTGCGCCGCAATGCTGAACTGTGCGACCCCAGGGCTCGCGGCTGGCAGTATGCGGCCACGCTGTCCCCCGCCCAGGGCGAAGCATACGCGGCGGCCATCCACGATGACCGGGCTGCGCCCTGGGCGGAGCCCGGGCAGCCGGCCGACACGGTCTGGATGGCGGCGACCGACGCCCAGGGACGTACGGCCTGCCTGATCCAGAGCCTGTTCCATGACTTTGGCGCGGGCTGCATCATGGGAGACACCGGCGTGCTCTGGCAGAACCGGGCGGCAGGTTTTGCCGCCGACACGCGCCATCCCAATGCCTGGGCGCCCGGCAAGCGTCCGGCCCACACCTTGAACCCCTCCTGCTATCTGGCAGATGACGGGCGGCGGCTGTTCTTCGGGACCCAGGGCGGTGACGGCCAGCCCCAGACGCAAATGGTGCTGGCGACGCAACTGGTGGATTTCAATCAGCCGATCGACCGCGCGCTGGCCATGCCGCGCTTTCTGCTGGGACGCAGCTTCTTCGACAGTACCGATAATCTCAAGTTGGAGGCGGACATCGATCCGGACACGGTCGCCGAACTGGCCAGACTGGGGCACGAGGTGGAAACCATCCCCGCCCGCAGTCCCTTTACCGGGCAGGCCGGGGCCATTGAAATCGCGGTGGATGGCAGCCGTCGGGCCATGCATGATCCGCGGGGGCAGGGCACCAGCCTGGGCCAAGCGGACTGA
- a CDS encoding helix-turn-helix transcriptional regulator has protein sequence MSRNGQSGLAPRAIPALTTLPRPLFARVESLKTGTTTEWHSHPWAQLTYAIRGVLSVHTETGRFLAPPQRAILIPPELPHAVISSPATEMRSLYLDALAIPWAPAHCKVLEITPLTRELISHFGQIPAEYDEQGPHGRIAGVLLDQLQVAPETRLYLPWPADRQLQRVCEALYAAPDLPHTLGEWSATVGLSEKTLTRRFLQETGFSFRAWRQRLRLLSALPLLEQRQRITDVALACGYDSTSAFIAAFRKQTGLTPGEFLGTDLANPPRPAFALGAEKGSASD, from the coding sequence ATGTCGAGAAACGGACAATCCGGGTTGGCCCCCCGAGCCATTCCTGCCCTTACCACCCTGCCCAGGCCCCTGTTCGCCCGGGTCGAGTCCCTGAAAACGGGCACCACCACCGAGTGGCACAGCCATCCCTGGGCGCAGCTGACCTATGCCATCCGCGGGGTTCTGTCGGTGCATACCGAAACCGGGCGATTCCTCGCGCCGCCCCAGCGCGCAATACTCATACCGCCGGAGCTGCCCCACGCGGTCATAAGCTCGCCAGCCACCGAAATGCGCAGCCTGTACCTCGATGCCCTGGCGATCCCCTGGGCCCCGGCCCACTGCAAGGTGCTGGAGATCACGCCGCTTACCCGCGAACTGATCAGCCACTTCGGCCAGATTCCCGCCGAGTACGACGAGCAGGGCCCGCACGGGCGGATCGCCGGCGTGCTGCTCGATCAGCTCCAGGTCGCGCCCGAGACTCGGCTGTATCTGCCCTGGCCTGCGGACCGGCAGTTGCAGCGCGTATGTGAGGCGCTGTATGCAGCGCCCGATCTGCCGCATACGCTTGGGGAGTGGAGCGCAACCGTGGGGTTGTCGGAAAAGACGCTGACGCGGCGGTTCCTGCAGGAGACCGGCTTCAGCTTCAGAGCCTGGAGGCAACGGCTGCGCCTGCTTAGCGCCCTGCCCCTCCTTGAGCAGCGCCAGCGCATTACCGACGTCGCCCTGGCCTGTGGCTATGACTCGACCTCGGCGTTCATTGCCGCCTTTCGCAAGCAGACCGGCCTCACCCCCGGCGAGTTTCTCGGCACCGACCTTGCCAACCCGCCGCGCCCCGCCTTCGCGCTCGGCGCCGAAAAGGGATCTGCCTCTGACTGA